Part of the Litorilinea aerophila genome is shown below.
ACATGAAAACCATCCTTCAGGTTGGTGCACAGGTTGCTTGTCGAGTAGAACGGTGAAATGGTTTCGATGCCGGCGTCGCCGCCGGGTGGATGGAAACGTGCATCCCATGTCATTATTCTAGCCGTCAACCGAAAAGTCAAACGTCACAGAACCTAGATACGTGCCCTACCTGGGGACATATGGCCGCGAACCCGTGGGCTGCTGCCCCGTGTTCCCCCCGGGTTTCCCACCCCATGCTTCTCACAAGGCCAAACACCCCACCCGTAAGCTTGTTTGCGCTCATGAGCGTTCTTGATTAGAATGAAGAGCGCCTCGCGATGGCAGGCCAGGGCACGCTGACCTGTTCATCGATTTCGCTGGACTTCGCTGGAACGACGTCTGTTCCAGTGGCCGGTCTCACCCGGCATCTCTGGACGTCTCATCGCCCGGTGCCCCCCGAGACGCCGTCGCGCCTGAAACACCGGCCATTGATGACACCTTTCCCCCTCTGAAATCCGGCGCCGGGAACACGTCTGCGCCCGGTTGCGGGCCGTGGCCTGCAGGCCGAACCGTTCAAAGTACCAGTTTATCCCTGACGAAAACGCTCACTTTTGGGCGGCATTTCGTTCACAACCAATCATCACTCACAACCCATCAAATCCAAAATATCTGGAGCGTCAACCATCTATGTTAACCATCCACGTATACCTGCAACCATCAACAAGGAGGAGCATGTGAACACAATACGCCTCAACTGGTGTCTATCCGGCCGTCGGGCTGTGTGGACCCTCCTGGCGCTGCTTACCCTGGTCCTGGTCGCCTGCCAGGCGCCGCCGCCCCAACAGGCGGCAGAGGCCCCGGCTGAACCGACAGCCCAGGCCCAGGAAGCAGGCGAAGCCGCGCCCGAAGACGCCTACATCACGGTCTTCGGGGAACGGCTGCCGGAGGACGCCGTCCCCTACGACCAGCAGGTCTACCGGGAGCCGTGCGACATCACCGCCAACCAGACCACCTTTGACTTCATGGTGGCTGTCTACCAGCGCTTCTGCGCAGGGGATAGCTCCTTCTCCCTGGCCCTGGTGGACCTGGACAAGGACTTCAACGTCATCCCCATGGCCGCAGAGAGCTGGGAGGTTTCGGAAGATGGCCTGACCTGGACCTTCCACATCCGCCCTGGCATGATCTGGTCGGACGACACGCCAGTCACCGCCCACGACTGGGTGGCCACCTACCGCTACGCCGCCGATCCAGAACACGCCTGGGACTTCGCCTGGTTCTACTCGGGCGTGATCAAGAACTGGGACGAGGTGATCGCGGGCGAGCTGCCGGTGGAGGAGCTGGGCGTCCAGGCGGTGGATGACCTGACCCTGCAGATCACCACCTACAACCCCTTCCCGCCGCTGCCGGGCATGATGCACTTCGCCTGGCCGCTGCAGGCCAAGGCCCTGGAAGAGCACGGCCCCTACTACAACAACGACCCGGCCACCTCGGTGAGCATGGGACGTTTCAAGCTGGTCTCCATGGAGCCGGGCAAGCGCATCGTGCTGGAGGCGAATGAGAAATACAAGGGCCCCAACCCGCCCTACCTCAAGCGCCGGGAAATCATCTACATGGATCCCAGCACCTACTTCGCCGCCTTCCAGAACGGTGAGATCGACGCGGTGGGCTACGAACAGCTCACCCCGGCCGACTTCGACCTGATCCTGAACGACCCGGTGCTGAGCGCCAACTACCTGCGCCACTACGGCGACTTCCGCACCGACTACCTGCTCTTCGATACCTTCACGCCGCCCTTCAACGATCTCAACGTGCGCAAGGCCTTCGCCCACGCGGTGGATCGGGAGAGCATCGTGAAGAATGTCTACGGCGAGATCAAAGCCATGCCCGCCTACTCCATGCTGATGCCCGGCTTCCCCTCCTCCGACACCGAAGGGAAGCTGAAGGAGTATCAGATGTATGACTGCGAGCTGGCCCAGCAGTACCTGGCCGACGCCGGCTACCCCAACGGCGAAGGCTTCCCCAAGCTGGAGATGTGGCTGCGCAACGAGAGCCCCGCGCTCCAGGCCGTCTTCCAGGCCGTGGCCGCTTCCATCTCCGAGTGCCTGAACATCCAGATCGAAGTGTCCAACAAGGATTACAAGGTCTACATGGACGCCCTGAACGCCAAGCCCACCCAGCTCAAGTTCGGCGCCATCTCCTACGGCATGGACTACCTGGATCCCTCCAACCTGCTGGGCATCTGGGTCTCCACCGGCCGCCACTCGTGGAAGAATGACGAGTTCGACCGCCTGATCCGCGAAGCCACGCCGCTGGTGGGCGATCCGGAGAAGCGGGACCAGATGTTCCGGGAAGCGGAGCGCATCCTGGTGGATGACGTGGGCGGCGTCTTCATCGCCCATCGCTGGCAGGGGACCCTCTACCAGCCCTACGTCCAGGGTGAAGGCCTGCGGACGCCCGACTCCAACGGCATCGCCGCCTGGCACTGGGGCAACGACTGGGTCTGGGGTGACCTCTATATCGCTGAACACTGATGATCGCTGAACACTGATGAAGGCTTTCACTGCCAGGGCGGCGGGGGACAAGGGGATTCGGGGATTAGGAGTGGGTGACCGGGTGACATTCTCCTCCAATCACCCAGTTACCCATTCCCCCAATCCCTCCGCCGCCCTGGTGGTGGGACGTTCTCAACGGAACGAAGGTACAGGTCTATGACCCGATACATCCTGGGCCGCCTGTTGTCGCTGCTCTTTGTGGTGATCATGGTCTCCATGATCACCTTCAGCCTGATGCACGCCGTGCCCGGCGGCCCCTTTGACGAAGGAAAACAGCCCCTGCCTCCGGCTGCCAAGGCCAACATTATGCGCAAATATGGCCTGGACAAGCCGGTCTGGCAACAATATCTGAATTACATGAAAAACGCCTTGCGCTTTGATTTCGGCATTCCCTACCAGCAGCCCACCACCACCGTGGCCGAGCTGATCGCCAAGACCTGGAAGATCACCGCCCAGGTGGGCGCCCTGACCGTCTTCCTGGCCTTCAGTCTGGGCATCACCCTGGGCATCATTGCCGCCTACCACCAAAACTCCTGGATCGACAACGCGGTGACCTTTATGGCGACCCTGGGCATTGTCATGCCCAATTTTGTCATCGGCACCCTGGCCATCCTCCTCTTCGCTGTCTATCTAGACTGGCTACCCATGGGCGGCTGGAGCGATTCGACCTGCCTGGTGGGGCGCTACTTTTGCACCGACTGGATCATGCCGGTGGTGGCCTACGCCCTGGCGCCCATGGCCATCATCGCCCGCTACACCCGGGCCAGCGTGGTGGAGTATATGCACGCCGACTTTGTGCGCACTGCCCGGGCCAAAGGGCTGGGGGAACGAAGCGTCATGCTCCGCCACGTGTTGCGCAACGCCATGATCCCCCTGGTTACCGTTGCCGGCCCCATCATCCCAGACCTGATGACCGGCAGCATTTTCATCGAATCCATCTTTCGCATTCCAGGCTTGGGGAAATACTTCGTGACCAGCACCTTCAACCGGGACTACCCCATGATCATGGCTACCATCCTGCTCATCGCCGTGCTCTGGGGCCTGGTCTACCTGCTGACCGACATTGTCTACACCTGGATCGACCCACGGGTGCGCCTGGGCGCGCAGGAGGGACAGTAAATGGCCGAAGCCAAAAGCGGAGAACTCTCCGTTGCCCTGAAGCCCAACCGGGAGCTGTCCCAGGAAATGGGACGACATCGGACCCTGTGGCAGGATGCCGTGCGCCGTTTCATGCGCAACCGTCTGGCCGTCTTCGGCCTGGTGATCGTGGTCTTCTTGCTCTTCCTGGCCATCTTCGCCGACCTGATCGCGCCGTTCCCCTACGACAAGGCCGACTTCTCCAAGGTCCGGCTGCTGCCCATGCGGGATCCGGCCCATCCACTGGGTACCGACGAAGTGGGGCGGGATTACTTGAGCCGCCTCATCTACGGAGCGCGCACCTCCATGACCGTGGGCATCTCCATCCAGCTCATTGCCCTGCTCATCGGCGTCCCCCTGGGCGGCCTGGCCGGCTACCTGGGTGGCAAGGTGGACTTCGTGGTCACCCGCATCATCGAAATCATGACCGCGTTCCCGGGGCTGCTCTTTTCCATCCTGGTGATCACCCTGCTGGGCGGCGGCCTGTGGAAGGTTATCTTCGCCCTCAGCATCACCAGCTGGATCGGCATCGCCCGGCTCACCCGGGGGCAGCTCCTCTCCCTGCGAGAGAAGGAGTACGTGGAGGCGGCCCGGGCCCTGGGCGTTCCCCAGCGGGATATCATCTTCCGCCACCTGATGCCCAACGCCCTCTCGCCACTGCTCATCGCCGTCAGCTTTGGCATTCCCACCGCCATCTTCGGCGAGGCAGGCCTGAGCTTCCTGGGCATCGGCGTCAACGATCCCATCCCCAGCTGGGGCAAGATGGTAGGGGTGGCCGGCGCCTACGTGCGGGTCTCCTGGCACATGGCCCTCTTCCCCACCCTGGCCATCGCGCTGACCATGCTGGGTTTTTCCTTCGTGGGCGACGGATTGCGGGACGCGCTGGACCCGAACCAGAGCCTGTAATCCGGGGCGCCAGTTCCAGGGTGCAGGAGGGCAGGGTGGTCGATGCGACGCGGTCCTGTCTGGATCGGCATCCGAGGATGCCGACTCCGCATCGCGATGGCTGGCCATTGGCGGAGTAAGCGCCGTCAGATGCGGTGTAATCCGTAGAATCTGTGGTTCAAAATTAAAGTACAAAACGAGGGAACGGGTGTCAGTCAACCAGGAGTTCGAAGGGAGATTGGAACCATGCACAGAAGAACGAACGTGAGCACTCAGCCTCCGTGGCCGGGTTTAAAGCGGCCGGTCGGCTCCAGCCGGCACCCGGATTCCAGCCTCCCCTCCCTCCTCACAGGCCTGGTACCAGGCCTTCTGCTGGTAGCCCTGCTAGGACTGCTGGCCGCCTGTGGTGGGAGCCCCTCCGCCCCGGCTGCAGGGCCCGGGACGCCGACCGAGAGCGGCGCCTCGGCGGTGCCTACCATGCCGGCTGCCCGCTTCACCGCCGTGGCCCAGACGGCCTTCACCGGTACCGTGCCCATCACCGCCACGGTGACCGCCACCGAGACGGTGGCCTCGGCCGACCTGGAACGGGGCGCCCGCATCTACGCCAACCGCCAGTGCGGCGACTGCCACGGCGCCCAGGGCGAGGGGGTGCCGGGCAAGGGCTCGGCCCTGGCTGGTCTGACCCTCAGCGAAGAGGAATTCACCGACATCCTGCGCACCGGCGGCAACGGCAGCCTGGGGCCAGATCACCTGTACGGCCCCAACGCCATCAGCCCCAGCGGCATGCAGGCCCTCTACCAGTGGCTCCGCTCCCTGCCGGCGGAATAGCACCCCTTAGCCACGCCCATCGACCACAGCAAAGACATCGTGGACCGGCTCCGGCGCCTCCGGGCCGGTCCAATCTGTTTTCAGGGTGATCCGATAGCTGCCGGCGGCCAGGCTCTCCAGGGTGGCGCCCCAACTGTCCTCCTGGCGCACCAGGGGCAGGCGCATGGGTGCACCGCCGTCGATGGCCACAATCTCCGCGACCAGCCCCACCGGCTCCTCCACATTGAACGTCTGGGCCTGGATGGTGACCGGCTCCTGGGCCAGGTAGAGGTCTTCTACCTCCAGGGCCAGGGCCGGCATCTGCTCCACCGGCGGCCGGGCCGGCGGCACATCCCGGATGCCGCCCAGCTCCGGTGCCTGCATTAGCTTCACCCGCTCCAGCAGTTGCTCCAACATGGCGCCGTTGTTCTGCAGGGAAGAATGTTTCTCGGCCACGAAGGTGTCGAAAAACTCGTTGGAGAGCTCGATGGGGATGGCCGACACCCGAGGCACAGTACCGTCGCCATCGGCCAGGAAGGTGGGCACCCCTTCCGGCGCGACGTGCGCCACGGTGAGACGCCCGCCGGCCAGGGTGGCCGACTGGAAGGTCTTCTGGCGGGTGCCCACCACGGGCAGGATGCGGTAGCCCTGGGTGAAGTAGTCGGCTTCCTTGCGATTGGCAGCCACAGCCTCCTCGATCTCCCGGTGGAAGCGCAGGGCTGCCGCGGCCCGATCCCGGTCAATCCCCGGGATGCCGTCGATCTCGGCCACCCGGGCGAAACCCTGGCCCGTCTGCACCGACCGGTAGATGGGCAACAGCTGGTAGGCGGCCGTGAAGCTGCGCATCACCTCGGTCAGATCCAGAAAGAGCTGCTTGTAGCCGTTGGCCAGGTAGCCCAGCGCGTTGACCGAGCCCCGATAGGGTGTGCCGAAGGTGATGAGGGCCCGGCAGTCTCGCCACCCCTGGAGCACCTCCAGGTAGTAGCGGCTGATCAGCCCCCCCATGCTGTGGGCCACCAGGATCACCCGGGCGTCCTGGGCGCCGGAGTGATCGCGCCACTGGGGGAGTTTCCGGTTGACCAGCTCCTGGAGCTTGCGGGCCGCGTAGCGGTTGTCCCGTCGCCAGTCGTAGGCAAACTCAAAGTAGTTGGCCGGCCTCTCGTCGTCCGGCGAGCCGGGCACCACCTCGAACTCCTGGGTGAAGAGGCGACGCAGGCCGCTGTAGCCGTCGATCTTGACCAGGCCCGGCACCATGTGCAGATCCTGGATGACCCCGGTGGCCCGGATGCCGTCGCCCAGGTCGTCCACGGCCGGGTCATCCCCCACCAGCAGCAGATCCTGGAGGGTGTCGCCCAGGGAGGCCAGGATCCGCCAGACCGCCTGGCCGGAGATGGCCCACAGATCCCGGCCGTCCTTCTGCAGCACACTGCCGGTAATGCCTGGCAGGACCACCACCATATCTCGAATTTTTACCCGGGCCATCAGCACGCCTCCTTTGAATTTACTTCTCCTGGTGTCCGTCGAAATTGTCGGGCGGGCACGGGGTGCCATCCGCCCCGATTGAGCGCCACGGAGACGTAGGGCGGGTCTCCGGCCCGCCGAACGTGGCTGGGCTACGGCGGCCTTCCGCGGCTGGCGACAGCGGGCGGGGCAAGCCCCGCCCCTACGAGAACGGGTGCCCTCTCGCGGTCCGGCACCATCGGGCGGGCACGGAGGCCCGCCCCTACGGGAACCGGCTGCCCCTTCATCTGCCCGGGGCTGGCGACACCGTGCGGCCAGAGACCGCACCTACGCCACGGGGTGCCATCCGCCCCGATTGAGCGCCACGGAGACGTAGGGCAGGTCTCTGGCCCGCCGAACGTGGCTGGGTCTACGGTGCCCTGTCGCGGGTCGGACACCATCGGGCGGGCGCAGAGGCCCGCCCCTACTTAACAACCGGTGGGAATGATGATATAGTACCACACAAACCGGTCCTTATCCACCGCCCCGGGCGCACCAGAGCAGCGCCCCGACCCATTTCAGATACAACCCGACACAAAGCAGAGGAAGGGAACCATGAGTACAGAACCCATTCGGGTCGGCATTGTCGGCGCCGGCGCTAACACCACGTCCAAACACATCCCCGGCCTGCAGGCCATCGAGGGCGTCCAGGTGGTCAGCGTCTGCAACCGCAGCCGGGCCTCATCGGAACGGGTGGCCCGGGAATTCGGCATCCCCACTGTCTACGACAACTGGCTGGAGCTGGTCAACGCGCCGGACACCAACGCCATCGTCATCGGTACCTGGCCCTACATGCACTGCCGGGTGACCCTGGCTGCGCTGGCCGCGGACAAGCACGTCATGTGCGAAGCGCGCATGGCCATGAACGCCGCCGAAGCCCACCGCATGCGGGACGCAGCCCGGGCCAAGCCATACCTGGTGGCCCAGATCGTCCCCTCCCCCATGACCCTGCGGGTGGACCGGACCATCCAGCGGCTGCTGGCCGAAGGCTACCTGGGCGATGTACTGGCCGTGGAGGTACGGGCCGGCGGGTCGTTCCTGGACCCGGACGCACCCCTGCACTGGCGCCACGACTTCGACCTGAGCGGCTTCAACACCATGAGCATGGGCATCTGGTACGAGGCGGTCATGCGCTGGGTGGGGGAAGCCACCCGGGTCACGGCCATGGGCAAGACCTACGTCAAGATGCGCAAGGCCGCGGACGGGCGGCTGAAAGCGGTGCGCATCCCCGAGCACATCGACGTGGTGGCGGACATGGCCTGCGGCGCCCAGCTCCACATGCAGATCTCCAGCGTCACCGGGCTGGCCGGCGGCCCCGAGGTGTTCCTCTTCGGCAGCCAGGGCACCCTGCGCTTTGCCGACAATCGCCTCTTCGGCGGCCGCAAGGGCGACAGCCAGCTCCAGGAGATCCCCATCCCGCCCGAGGAGGCCGGCGGCTGGCGGGTGGAGGAAGAGTTCGTCAACGCCATCCGCGGGCAGGAAGTGATCACCCACACCAGCTTCGAGGATGGCGTCAAATACATGGAATTCACCGAAGCCGTGGCCCGCAGCATGGCCGAAGGCCGCGCCATCCCCCTGCCCCTGGCCACCGCCTCGTAAGAGATGCGATCAGGCGTGGTGCGTGGACCAGCCTGGCATGGATCACGCACCACGCGGACAAGCCCACATGGACGACATCTTCGCCACCTTCCCAGAACTGGAGACCGAGCGACTCCTGCTGCGGGAAATCCGCCAGGAGGACGCGCCTGCCATCCTGGAGATCTTCGCCGACGAAGAGGTCACCCGCTACTACGACCTTTACCCCTACCACAGCCTGGAAGAAGCCCAGGAGCTGATCGACTTTTTTGCCGAAAGCTTCGAGGTGGAACGTCAGATCCGCTGGGGCATTGCCCGCAAGGAAGATAACCGCCTCATCGGCACCTGCGGCTACGTGGTCCTCTGGGAGCACCGGGGCGAGATCGGCTTCGAGCTGGCCCGGCCCTACTGGGGACAGGGCATCATGGCCGAAGCCCTGGACGCCATCATCGCCTTCGGCTTCGAGCGCCTGGGCCTGAACCGCATTGAAGCCCTGGTCATGGTGGAAAACGCCCGCTCGGCCGCGCTCCTGCGCAAGCTGGGCTTCACCCAGGAGGGGATCCTGCGGGAACATGACTTCTTCAAAGGCCGCTTCCACGACATGCGCTGCTTTGCCCTGCTCCGACGAGAGTACCAGGGCAGCCGGCGCCCAGATGAAAGGATCAGACCGTGAGCCAGCCACGCCCCCACATCATCCTGATCATCACCGACCAGCAACGTTTCGACACCATCCGCGCCCTGGGCTTCCCCTACATGGATACGCCCAACCTGGACCGGCTGGTGCAGGAAGGGGTGACCTTCACCCAATGCCACATCACCGCCCCCTCCTGTGCACCGTCCCGGGCCAGCCTCTTCACCGGCTACTATCCCCACACCACCGGCATCCTCAAGAACGGGGATCGCTGGACCCGCTCCTGGGTGGAGCTGCTGGCCGAGAGTGGCTACTACTGCGTCAACGTAGGCAAGATGCACACCTCCCCCTTCGAAACGCCCCTGGGCTTCCACGAACGCTACGTGGTGGAGAACAAGGACCGCTACCTGGAAGGGCGCTACTACTTCGACGAGTGGGACAAAGGGCTGCGGGCCCGAGGTCTGGTCAAACAGCAGCGGGAGCTCTACCGCCAGCGCCCCGACTATCGAGAACGGCTGGGCGCTTTTGAGTGGGAGCTGCCCGAGGACACCCACTCCGACTTTTTCGTGGGAGACATGGCCACCTGGTGGCTGAAGACCAAGCCGAAGCCCGAC
Proteins encoded:
- a CDS encoding ABC transporter permease, yielding MTRYILGRLLSLLFVVIMVSMITFSLMHAVPGGPFDEGKQPLPPAAKANIMRKYGLDKPVWQQYLNYMKNALRFDFGIPYQQPTTTVAELIAKTWKITAQVGALTVFLAFSLGITLGIIAAYHQNSWIDNAVTFMATLGIVMPNFVIGTLAILLFAVYLDWLPMGGWSDSTCLVGRYFCTDWIMPVVAYALAPMAIIARYTRASVVEYMHADFVRTARAKGLGERSVMLRHVLRNAMIPLVTVAGPIIPDLMTGSIFIESIFRIPGLGKYFVTSTFNRDYPMIMATILLIAVLWGLVYLLTDIVYTWIDPRVRLGAQEGQ
- a CDS encoding GNAT family N-acetyltransferase, with the translated sequence MDDIFATFPELETERLLLREIRQEDAPAILEIFADEEVTRYYDLYPYHSLEEAQELIDFFAESFEVERQIRWGIARKEDNRLIGTCGYVVLWEHRGEIGFELARPYWGQGIMAEALDAIIAFGFERLGLNRIEALVMVENARSAALLRKLGFTQEGILREHDFFKGRFHDMRCFALLRREYQGSRRPDERIRP
- a CDS encoding peptide ABC transporter substrate-binding protein, whose product is MNTIRLNWCLSGRRAVWTLLALLTLVLVACQAPPPQQAAEAPAEPTAQAQEAGEAAPEDAYITVFGERLPEDAVPYDQQVYREPCDITANQTTFDFMVAVYQRFCAGDSSFSLALVDLDKDFNVIPMAAESWEVSEDGLTWTFHIRPGMIWSDDTPVTAHDWVATYRYAADPEHAWDFAWFYSGVIKNWDEVIAGELPVEELGVQAVDDLTLQITTYNPFPPLPGMMHFAWPLQAKALEEHGPYYNNDPATSVSMGRFKLVSMEPGKRIVLEANEKYKGPNPPYLKRREIIYMDPSTYFAAFQNGEIDAVGYEQLTPADFDLILNDPVLSANYLRHYGDFRTDYLLFDTFTPPFNDLNVRKAFAHAVDRESIVKNVYGEIKAMPAYSMLMPGFPSSDTEGKLKEYQMYDCELAQQYLADAGYPNGEGFPKLEMWLRNESPALQAVFQAVAASISECLNIQIEVSNKDYKVYMDALNAKPTQLKFGAISYGMDYLDPSNLLGIWVSTGRHSWKNDEFDRLIREATPLVGDPEKRDQMFREAERILVDDVGGVFIAHRWQGTLYQPYVQGEGLRTPDSNGIAAWHWGNDWVWGDLYIAEH
- a CDS encoding Gfo/Idh/MocA family protein, which translates into the protein MSTEPIRVGIVGAGANTTSKHIPGLQAIEGVQVVSVCNRSRASSERVAREFGIPTVYDNWLELVNAPDTNAIVIGTWPYMHCRVTLAALAADKHVMCEARMAMNAAEAHRMRDAARAKPYLVAQIVPSPMTLRVDRTIQRLLAEGYLGDVLAVEVRAGGSFLDPDAPLHWRHDFDLSGFNTMSMGIWYEAVMRWVGEATRVTAMGKTYVKMRKAADGRLKAVRIPEHIDVVADMACGAQLHMQISSVTGLAGGPEVFLFGSQGTLRFADNRLFGGRKGDSQLQEIPIPPEEAGGWRVEEEFVNAIRGQEVITHTSFEDGVKYMEFTEAVARSMAEGRAIPLPLATAS
- a CDS encoding c-type cytochrome, which gives rise to MSTQPPWPGLKRPVGSSRHPDSSLPSLLTGLVPGLLLVALLGLLAACGGSPSAPAAGPGTPTESGASAVPTMPAARFTAVAQTAFTGTVPITATVTATETVASADLERGARIYANRQCGDCHGAQGEGVPGKGSALAGLTLSEEEFTDILRTGGNGSLGPDHLYGPNAISPSGMQALYQWLRSLPAE
- a CDS encoding lipase/acyltransferase domain-containing protein, encoding MARVKIRDMVVVLPGITGSVLQKDGRDLWAISGQAVWRILASLGDTLQDLLLVGDDPAVDDLGDGIRATGVIQDLHMVPGLVKIDGYSGLRRLFTQEFEVVPGSPDDERPANYFEFAYDWRRDNRYAARKLQELVNRKLPQWRDHSGAQDARVILVAHSMGGLISRYYLEVLQGWRDCRALITFGTPYRGSVNALGYLANGYKQLFLDLTEVMRSFTAAYQLLPIYRSVQTGQGFARVAEIDGIPGIDRDRAAAALRFHREIEEAVAANRKEADYFTQGYRILPVVGTRQKTFQSATLAGGRLTVAHVAPEGVPTFLADGDGTVPRVSAIPIELSNEFFDTFVAEKHSSLQNNGAMLEQLLERVKLMQAPELGGIRDVPPARPPVEQMPALALEVEDLYLAQEPVTIQAQTFNVEEPVGLVAEIVAIDGGAPMRLPLVRQEDSWGATLESLAAGSYRITLKTDWTGPEAPEPVHDVFAVVDGRG
- a CDS encoding ABC transporter permease codes for the protein MAEAKSGELSVALKPNRELSQEMGRHRTLWQDAVRRFMRNRLAVFGLVIVVFLLFLAIFADLIAPFPYDKADFSKVRLLPMRDPAHPLGTDEVGRDYLSRLIYGARTSMTVGISIQLIALLIGVPLGGLAGYLGGKVDFVVTRIIEIMTAFPGLLFSILVITLLGGGLWKVIFALSITSWIGIARLTRGQLLSLREKEYVEAARALGVPQRDIIFRHLMPNALSPLLIAVSFGIPTAIFGEAGLSFLGIGVNDPIPSWGKMVGVAGAYVRVSWHMALFPTLAIALTMLGFSFVGDGLRDALDPNQSL